In Gasterosteus aculeatus chromosome 15, fGasAcu3.hap1.1, whole genome shotgun sequence, a single genomic region encodes these proteins:
- the ccdc88c gene encoding protein Daple isoform X1, with product MDGTLSELLATFMESPLVVWVRTLGPLGSCDDAGPEERVNMFMELVDGVFLHKIMTHIDPSPTNQRLNKNVNNDVSLRLYNLTVLTRHIRTYYQETLQQLIVMPLPNILCIAKDPISANSMEQLKRLLLLILGCAVQCERKEEMIEKIKLLDIETQAAIVSHIQEVTHNQLNVLDLSWLEEGSELDQEELEPLSRNMAASLQQLIDQRDKASEVIVDLTQERDYLSSQQPQEGCRKLGTSSPVRGKTSEIVGVNNSGSYAAVAGLTKEEKQHLSVELADTKAKLRRYRQELEEKTEQLMDSKHEVERLDQELQRQKQENQSLSCEARSVRVYRDEVDSLREKAARVDRLETELSRCKEKLNDVHFYKTRMEELREDNLTLMETKVLLEEQLSASRGRCDKLHTLEKDNLLLRAKIHDLEMERDGERRRLEELVEENMLLEIGQKQSMNESAHLGWELEQLTKNHDNTNTDPRKSLVHELNECVSSRVLKLEKENRELQASIDGLKEDNQLLQEQQLHTQERDRENQGLSKKLDRLQGLLDQERLTNQDMESLGEELLKEKQSLEREMYTLRAEKDRQISELESEKQHLSDVVASLQERAQSNNESRVREVETENRLLHQSITDTSSRLASLETQLKVSSEDAERLREKAGRCEEVEREAARLERSRDALNREVASLRACSERSESLEKQMTSLEQEVHRLKREAEEAQREQQRLGRYEADNSLLSKENLDLRCSLENLRSSSTRLATLQEEHKEAQREVQDLQRRLEETQEEAQVQRKRAERLELNVAAQNQEKHRLEEEVQRSREEREDEERQRQDTQAREEELRREVSELREERRRREEVEEERRKLQLDLEQSEKSRKYLEKESWRIRTLLEGKETELEEKARQLTTVKKEGAALVKEVDRLKEVSVKAKELERENKELQKQATINKRTLATLREELVSEKLSVQQQSVELERLDQELEKIGLHKEKLLQQEHTLEDSKYKLLESRLEETVQQTLKIKEEKISCLEKKLEESRTLNTTLRAKLTPGEENHNYQQCSGGNQGQESATIELLRIKDHLIDVEKNNASLQTESSLLRVQLKQLENQNTSLNNQMMGQQRHTTTLQEQNAVLHTQTAKLQVENSTLSSQSASLMAQNAVLQGQVTALESEMESWQRQREEAWRARESVLSDHERLLSVHERQAHEYEQLISQHAALKSKQRAVESEHRALHSKHCTLLQQKEKWEEQERHGRKEKEELNQEIQKSRLLQQENLQLKTEVDRLIERQLQQSEQCEGLQQRINEYKSSLGSAQMEERQWMAQYDSLMEKHQGLDLTMTKLDNHCELLSRLKGNLEEENHHLLSQINLLSQQNHTLLERSMESKELYHQEQKLYIDKLNALRRQKEKLEEKIMDQYKFYDPTPKKRSQWSGAKALAKLIKPRKESSRERRPDCDKEGGKERDRAKSAPDIPLPSLPPLLPPETPPPLPQRTGSDTPDSSQLHSNHNNHIGSTGLGPQSPALTPIVRGLADRGRGVYRSSTPGGSSDSVNGDDGLGQGQTHAALSSTPRHPSPSLGPTSSSRQGQGLSRRTRGLLFDEDSRHNSTDSVSGQHGNGGGRPGSADFSHNTSSSNSPVNGRDSADRQARSASISSDDVMGLSQSQLTLSRSSTLPYDHAPQRAQPQREGGVRTKTRPSSPGSEMVSLEQFLQESNQKSPPMVSTGSKEDLMTDYFTRSPASMAPAGRDQVTPTSYVTPTVQSSNQRPGQSVKPSPRQPVGQSPVSGQLVTQRSSQSLSRAFSLASADLLRSNGPDGFRGNEGQSDVVIRRQGGGASARERPLSARLAGPTNQHGEGSFLNPPIHHSSSLNLQTERQAERERERGRTPVSRNGPTSSTTYHHRGEVAMVTPVRAVPATRPDEASELGEVLMEGQLGDSSHLNKESATAGCVSVERPKSTPASPDPNDDPQTVWYEYGCV from the exons CTAACAGCATGGAACAGCTGAAAAGACTTTTGTTACTGATACTCGGCTGTGCTGTCCAG tgtgagcGTAAGGAGGAGATGATAGAGAAGATCAAGCTGCTGGACATTGAGACCCAAGCTGCCATCGTCTCTCACATCCAGGAG GTGACCCACAACCAGCTGAATGTTCTGGACCTGTCTTGGCTGGAGGAAGGATCGGAGCTGGACCAAGAAGAGCTGGAGCCTCTGTCCCGCAACATGGCTGCGTCGCTACAGCAACTGATTGACCAGAGAGACAAAGCCAGTGAG GTGATTGTTGATCTGACCCAAGAGAGGGACTACCTGTCCAGTCAACAGCCCCAGGAAGGATGCAGGAAACTGGGCACTAGCAGCCCAGTACGAGGGAAGACTTCTGAAATAGTGGGAGTAAATAACAGTGGCTCGTATGCGGCAGTGGCTGGGCTCACCAAGGAGGAGAAGCAACATCTGTCCGTGGAGCTTGCTGACACCAAAGCCAAGCTTCGCAGATACAGACAAGAGCT GGAGGAGAAGACAGAGCAGCTGATGGATTCAAAACATGAAGTAGAGCGTCTGGATCAGGAATtacagagacagaaacaagAG AACCAGTCGTTGTCATGTGAGGCTCGTTCGGTCCGAGTGTACCGGGACGAAGTGGACTCGCTGAGGGAAAAAGCAGCCCGGGTGGACCGCTTGGAGACTGAACTGTCCAGGTGTAAAGAGAAGCTCAATGATGTCCACTTCTACAAGACCAGAATGGAG GAGCTTCGCGAGGACAACCTGACTCTCATGGAGACAAAGGTGCTGTTGGAGGAGCAGCTCTCCgcctccagggggcgctgtgATAAACTGCACACACTGGAGAAAGACAACCTGTTACTTCGAGCTAAAATACATGACCTTGAAATG GAGAGGGACGGTGAACGCCGGCGgttggaggagctggtggaggagaacatGCTGCTGGAGATCGGACAGAAACAGAGTATGAACGAGTCTGCTCATTTGGGCTGGGAGCTGGAGCAGCTGACCAAGAACCATGACAACACTAACACAGACC CTCGGAAGTCGTTGGTCCATGAGCTGAATGAGTGTGTTTCCAGTCGGGTGTTAAAGCTGGAAAAGGAGAACCGCGAGCTTCAGGCCTCCATAGACGGACTGAAAGAGGACAACCAGCTCCTacaggagcagcagctccacaccCAGGAGCGAGACAGGGAGAACCAAGGCCTCAGCAAGAAG tTGGACCGTCTCCAGGGTTTATTGGACCAGGAGAGACTGACCAATCAGGACATGGAGTCTCTGGGAGAGGAATTATTGAAGGAAAAACAGAGTCTGGAGAGAGAGATGTATACCCTGAGggcagagaaagacagacag ATCTCTGAGTTAGAGAGCGAGAAGCAGCACCTCTCTGACGTCGTGGCGTCCCTGCAAGAGCGCGCTCAGTCAAACAACGAGTCAAGGGTCCGCGAGGTGGAAACAGAGAACCGCCTCCTTCACCAGAGCATCACAGACACCAGCTCCCGATTGGCTAGCTTAGAAACCCAACTCAAAGTATCCAGTGAGGATGCAGAGAGACTGAGGGAGAAGGCGGGGCGCTGTGAGGAGGTGGAGCGGGAGGCGGCGAGGCTGGAGAGGAGCAGGGACGCCCTGAACAGAGAG GTGGCTTCTCTGCGTGCATGCAGCGAGCGGTCCGAGTCTTTGGAGAAGCAGATGACCTCCCTGGAGCAGGAGGTGCACAGGCTGAAgcgggaggcagaggaggctcAGAGGGAGCAGCAGCGATTGGGGAGGTACGAGGCGGACAACAGCCTGCTGTCGAAGGAGAACTTGGATTTGCGCTGCTCCCTGGAAAACCTGCGCTCTTCGTCTACCCGCCTGGCCACCCTCCAGGAGGAGCATAAAGAGGCACAGAGAGAGGTGCAGGATCTGCAGAGAAGGCTTGAAGAGACCCAAGAGGAGGCACAAGTACAAAGGAAGAGGGCTGAGAGGCTCGAGCTAAACGTGGCAGCCCAGAACCAGGAGAAGCATCGCTTGGAAGAGGAAGTACAGAGgtccagagaggagagggaagacgAGGAGAGACAAAGGCAAGACACCCAGGCCAGAGAAGAGGAACTGAGAAGGGAAGTAAGTGAGCTGAGGGAAGagcggagaaggagggaggaagttgaagaggagaggaggaagcttcAACTGGACTTGGAGCAGTCCGAGAAGAGCAGGAAGTACCTGGAGAAGGAGAGTTGGAGGATCAGAACGCTGCTGGAGGGGAAAGAGactgagctggaggagaaagccAGGCAATTGACCACTGTGAAGAAAGAGGGCGCGGCTCTGGTTAAGGAAGTGGATAGGCTGAAGGAGGTGTCCGTCAAAGCCAAGGAGTTGGAGAGGGAGAACAAGGAGCTGCAGAAACAGGCGACTATCAACAAGAGGACTCTGGCCACTCtgagagag GAGTTGGTGTCCGAGAAGCTGAGCGTTCAGCAACAGAGCGTCGAGTTAGAGCGACTCGATCAAGAGCTGGAGAAAATCGGGCTCCACAAAGAAAAACTATTACAGCAAGAGCACACCCTGGAGGACAG CAAGTACAAGCTGCTGGAGTCTCGGCTGGAAGAGACGGTCCAACAGACGTTGAAGATTAAAGAGGAGAAAATCTCCTGTCTGGAGAAGAAACTGGAAGAGAGCCGCACACTAAACACTACGCTACGTGCTAAGCTAACCCCC ggggaagaaaaccacAACTACCAGCAGTGCTCGGGAGGCAACCAGGGTCAAGAGTCAGCCACTATTGAACTGCTCCGAATCAAAGATCATCTCATTGATGTTGAAAAGAAT AATGCCTCACTGCAGACAGAGAGCAGTCTACTGAGGGTGCAGCTCAAACAGCTGGAAAACCAGAACACGTCTCTTAACAACCAGATGATGGGGCAGCAGCGACACACCACCACCCTGCAGGAGCAGAACGCTGTCTTACATACGCAGACTGCAAAACTACAG GTGGAGAACTCCACACTCTCCTCCCAGAGTGCATCGCTTATGGCCCAAAATGCTGTGCTGCAGGGCCAAGTCACTGCCTTGGAGTCAGAGATGGAATCGTGGCAGAGGCAACGCGAGGAGGCATGGCGAGCCAGAGAGAGCGTGCTCAGCGACCACGAGCGCCTGCTGAGCGTGCACGAGAGGCAAGCGCACGAGTACGAGCAGCTCATCAGCCAGCATGCTGCGCTTAAGAGCAAGCAGAGGGCGGTGGAGAGCGAGCACCGCGCGCTGCACAGCAA GCATTGTACTTTGCTGCAGCAGAAGGAGAaatgggaggagcaggagaggcacggacggaaggagaaagaggaactGAACCAGGAGATCCAAAAGAGTCGTCTTCTACAACAAGAGAATCTACAGCTTAAAACAGAAGTGGACAG GTTAATAGAGAGACAATTGCAGCAGTCAGAGCAATGTGAGGGGCTGCAGCAGCGCATAAACGAATACAAGAGTTCTTTGGGCTCTGCCCAGATGGAAGAGCGTCAATGGATGGCCCAATATGATTCACTAATGGAGAAACACCAGGGCCTGGATCTAACCATGACCAAACTAGATAACCACTGTGAG cTGTTGAGCCGCTTGAAAGGGAACCTGGAAGAGGAGAACCACCACCTCCTGAGTCAGATCAACCTGTTGAGTCAGCAGAACCACACTCTACTAGAGAGGAGCATGGAGAGCAAAGAGCTGTATCACCAGGAGCAGAAACTCTACAT TGATAAGCTGAATGCTCTACGTCGCCAGAAAGAGAAGCTAGAAGAGAAGATCATGGACCAGTACAAGTTCTACGACCCCACACCTAAAAA GAGGAGTCAGTGGTCCGGAGCTAAAGCTTTAGCCAAACTGATTAAACCCCGAaaggagagcagcagggagaGGCGGCCCGACTGCGACAAGGAGGGAGgcaaagaaagagacagagcAAAGAGCGCCCCAGACATTCCGCTGCCTTCcctgccccctctcctcccccctgaaaccccacctccccttccccagcgcacaggaagtgacacgcCGGACAGCAGCCAGCTCCATAGTAACCATAACAACCACATCGGCAGCACCGGTCTGGGACCTCAGAGTCCAGCACTTACACCTATCGTACGAG GGTTGGCTGACAGGGGCCGTGGCGTTTACCGCAGCAGTACGCCAGGGGGCAGCAGTGACAGTGTCAATGGAGACGATGGACTTGGACAAG GTCAGACTCATGCAGCTCTGAGCTCAACTCCCAGACATCCATCACCCTCATTGGGCCCAACTAGCAGCTCCAGACAGGGACAAGGCCTCAGCCGCAGGACTAGAG GTCTATTATTTGATGAAGACTCTCGCCACAACTCCACTGACTCCGTGTCTGGTCAACATGGCAACGGGGGAGGACGCCCAGGGTCTGCAGACTTCAGCCACAACACCTCCAGCTCCAACTCGCCTGTCAACGGCAGAG ACTCAGCAGATCGTCAGGCTCGCTCAGCCAGCATCTCTAGTGATGACGTCATGGGTCTGAGCCAATCACAACTGACACTGTCACGTAGCTCCACCCTACCATACGACCACGCACCACAGAGAGCCCAACCGCAACGAGAAGGCGGGGTTAGGACAAAGACCCGCCCATCATCCCCTGGAAGTGAGATGGTGTCGCTGGAACAGTTTCTACAAGAGAGCAACCAAAAGTCCCCTCCTATG GTGTCAACAGGAAGCAAGGAGGACTTAATGACGGACTATTTCACCAGAAGTCCCGCCTCCATGGCTCCCGCTGGTAGAGATCAGGTGACCCCCACCAGCTATGTCACGCCCACTGTGCAGTCGTCCAACCAGAGGCCAGGCCAAAGCGTCAAACCCTCGCCCCGGCAGCCTGTAGGCCAATCCCCGGTCTCCGGCCAGCTCGTCACCCAAAGAAGCAGCCAATCACTGAGCAGGGCTTTCAGCCTCGCCTCAGCTGATCTCCTGCGCTCCAACGGGCCAGACGGTTTCCGTGGAAATGAAGGCCAATCAGATGTGGTCATTCGGAGACAAGGCGGGGGGGCTAGTGCAAGAGAGCGTCCGCTCTCTGCTCGACTGGCTGGCCCGACCAATCAGCATGGAGAGGGCAGCTTCTTGAATCCGCCTATTCATCATTCGTCCTCTCTCAACCTGCAAACAGAGAggcaagcagagagagaaagagagcgaggaaGGACACCCGTCTCTCGAAACGGCCCCACCTCGTCCACTACCTACCACCACCGCGGAGAGGTCGCCATGGTAACCCCAGTCAGGGCTGTGCCAGCAACGCGGCCTGACGAAGCCTCTGAGCTCGGGGAGGTGTTAATGGAGGGGCAGTTGGGTGACTCCTCCCACTTAAATAAAGAAAGCGCGACGGCGgggtgtgtctctgtggaacgcccaAAGAGCACGCCTGCTTCCCCTGACCCCAACGACGACCCTCAGACTGTGTGGTACGAGTACGGCTGCGTCTAA
- the ccdc88c gene encoding protein Daple isoform X2 gives MDGTLSELLATFMESPLVVWVRTLGPLGSCDDAGPEERVNMFMELVDGVFLHKIMTHIDPSPTNQRLNKNVNNDVSLRLYNLTVLTRHIRTYYQETLQQLIVMPLPNILCIAKDPISANSMEQLKRLLLLILGCAVQCERKEEMIEKIKLLDIETQAAIVSHIQEVTHNQLNVLDLSWLEEGSELDQEELEPLSRNMAASLQQLIDQRDKASEVIVDLTQERDYLSSQQPQEGCRKLGTSSPVRGKTSEIVGVNNSGSYAAVAGLTKEEKQHLSVELADTKAKLRRYRQELEEKTEQLMDSKHEVERLDQELQRQKQENQSLSCEARSVRVYRDEVDSLREKAARVDRLETELSRCKEKLNDVHFYKTRMEELREDNLTLMETKVLLEEQLSASRGRCDKLHTLEKDNLLLRAKIHDLEMERDGERRRLEELVEENMLLEIGQKQSMNESAHLGWELEQLTKNHDNTNTDPRKSLVHELNECVSSRVLKLEKENRELQASIDGLKEDNQLLQEQQLHTQERDRENQGLSKKLDRLQGLLDQERLTNQDMESLGEELLKEKQSLEREMYTLRAEKDRQISELESEKQHLSDVVASLQERAQSNNESRVREVETENRLLHQSITDTSSRLASLETQLKVSSEDAERLREKAGRCEEVEREAARLERSRDALNREVASLRACSERSESLEKQMTSLEQEVHRLKREAEEAQREQQRLGRYEADNSLLSKENLDLRCSLENLRSSSTRLATLQEEHKEAQREVQDLQRRLEETQEEAQVQRKRAERLELNVAAQNQEKHRLEEEVQRSREEREDEERQRQDTQAREEELRREVSELREERRRREEVEEERRKLQLDLEQSEKSRKYLEKESWRIRTLLEGKETELEEKARQLTTVKKEGAALVKEVDRLKEVSVKAKELERENKELQKQATINKRTLATLREELVSEKLSVQQQSVELERLDQELEKIGLHKEKLLQQEHTLEDSKYKLLESRLEETVQQTLKIKEEKISCLEKKLEESRTLNTTLRAKLTPGEENHNYQQCSGGNQGQESATIELLRIKDHLIDVEKNNASLQTESSLLRVQLKQLENQNTSLNNQMMGQQRHTTTLQEQNAVLHTQTAKLQVENSTLSSQSASLMAQNAVLQGQVTALESEMESWQRQREEAWRARESVLSDHERLLSVHERQAHEYEQLISQHAALKSKQRAVESEHRALHSKHCTLLQQKEKWEEQERHGRKEKEELNQEIQKSRLLQQENLQLKTEVDRLIERQLQQSEQCEGLQQRINEYKSSLGSAQMEERQWMAQYDSLMEKHQGLDLTMTKLDNHCELLSRLKGNLEEENHHLLSQINLLSQQNHTLLERSMESKELYHQEQKLYIDKLNALRRQKEKLEEKIMDQYKFYDPTPKKRSQWSGAKALAKLIKPRKESSRERRPDCDKEGGKERDRAKSAPDIPLPSLPPLLPPETPPPLPQRTGSDTPDSSQLHSNHNNHIGSTGLGPQSPALTPIVRAPLSPKRFNFLRSKSQEKLLPSSSRPSLSLTRRLRFWSSSDIPAGMNTSQTISANGVF, from the exons CTAACAGCATGGAACAGCTGAAAAGACTTTTGTTACTGATACTCGGCTGTGCTGTCCAG tgtgagcGTAAGGAGGAGATGATAGAGAAGATCAAGCTGCTGGACATTGAGACCCAAGCTGCCATCGTCTCTCACATCCAGGAG GTGACCCACAACCAGCTGAATGTTCTGGACCTGTCTTGGCTGGAGGAAGGATCGGAGCTGGACCAAGAAGAGCTGGAGCCTCTGTCCCGCAACATGGCTGCGTCGCTACAGCAACTGATTGACCAGAGAGACAAAGCCAGTGAG GTGATTGTTGATCTGACCCAAGAGAGGGACTACCTGTCCAGTCAACAGCCCCAGGAAGGATGCAGGAAACTGGGCACTAGCAGCCCAGTACGAGGGAAGACTTCTGAAATAGTGGGAGTAAATAACAGTGGCTCGTATGCGGCAGTGGCTGGGCTCACCAAGGAGGAGAAGCAACATCTGTCCGTGGAGCTTGCTGACACCAAAGCCAAGCTTCGCAGATACAGACAAGAGCT GGAGGAGAAGACAGAGCAGCTGATGGATTCAAAACATGAAGTAGAGCGTCTGGATCAGGAATtacagagacagaaacaagAG AACCAGTCGTTGTCATGTGAGGCTCGTTCGGTCCGAGTGTACCGGGACGAAGTGGACTCGCTGAGGGAAAAAGCAGCCCGGGTGGACCGCTTGGAGACTGAACTGTCCAGGTGTAAAGAGAAGCTCAATGATGTCCACTTCTACAAGACCAGAATGGAG GAGCTTCGCGAGGACAACCTGACTCTCATGGAGACAAAGGTGCTGTTGGAGGAGCAGCTCTCCgcctccagggggcgctgtgATAAACTGCACACACTGGAGAAAGACAACCTGTTACTTCGAGCTAAAATACATGACCTTGAAATG GAGAGGGACGGTGAACGCCGGCGgttggaggagctggtggaggagaacatGCTGCTGGAGATCGGACAGAAACAGAGTATGAACGAGTCTGCTCATTTGGGCTGGGAGCTGGAGCAGCTGACCAAGAACCATGACAACACTAACACAGACC CTCGGAAGTCGTTGGTCCATGAGCTGAATGAGTGTGTTTCCAGTCGGGTGTTAAAGCTGGAAAAGGAGAACCGCGAGCTTCAGGCCTCCATAGACGGACTGAAAGAGGACAACCAGCTCCTacaggagcagcagctccacaccCAGGAGCGAGACAGGGAGAACCAAGGCCTCAGCAAGAAG tTGGACCGTCTCCAGGGTTTATTGGACCAGGAGAGACTGACCAATCAGGACATGGAGTCTCTGGGAGAGGAATTATTGAAGGAAAAACAGAGTCTGGAGAGAGAGATGTATACCCTGAGggcagagaaagacagacag ATCTCTGAGTTAGAGAGCGAGAAGCAGCACCTCTCTGACGTCGTGGCGTCCCTGCAAGAGCGCGCTCAGTCAAACAACGAGTCAAGGGTCCGCGAGGTGGAAACAGAGAACCGCCTCCTTCACCAGAGCATCACAGACACCAGCTCCCGATTGGCTAGCTTAGAAACCCAACTCAAAGTATCCAGTGAGGATGCAGAGAGACTGAGGGAGAAGGCGGGGCGCTGTGAGGAGGTGGAGCGGGAGGCGGCGAGGCTGGAGAGGAGCAGGGACGCCCTGAACAGAGAG GTGGCTTCTCTGCGTGCATGCAGCGAGCGGTCCGAGTCTTTGGAGAAGCAGATGACCTCCCTGGAGCAGGAGGTGCACAGGCTGAAgcgggaggcagaggaggctcAGAGGGAGCAGCAGCGATTGGGGAGGTACGAGGCGGACAACAGCCTGCTGTCGAAGGAGAACTTGGATTTGCGCTGCTCCCTGGAAAACCTGCGCTCTTCGTCTACCCGCCTGGCCACCCTCCAGGAGGAGCATAAAGAGGCACAGAGAGAGGTGCAGGATCTGCAGAGAAGGCTTGAAGAGACCCAAGAGGAGGCACAAGTACAAAGGAAGAGGGCTGAGAGGCTCGAGCTAAACGTGGCAGCCCAGAACCAGGAGAAGCATCGCTTGGAAGAGGAAGTACAGAGgtccagagaggagagggaagacgAGGAGAGACAAAGGCAAGACACCCAGGCCAGAGAAGAGGAACTGAGAAGGGAAGTAAGTGAGCTGAGGGAAGagcggagaaggagggaggaagttgaagaggagaggaggaagcttcAACTGGACTTGGAGCAGTCCGAGAAGAGCAGGAAGTACCTGGAGAAGGAGAGTTGGAGGATCAGAACGCTGCTGGAGGGGAAAGAGactgagctggaggagaaagccAGGCAATTGACCACTGTGAAGAAAGAGGGCGCGGCTCTGGTTAAGGAAGTGGATAGGCTGAAGGAGGTGTCCGTCAAAGCCAAGGAGTTGGAGAGGGAGAACAAGGAGCTGCAGAAACAGGCGACTATCAACAAGAGGACTCTGGCCACTCtgagagag GAGTTGGTGTCCGAGAAGCTGAGCGTTCAGCAACAGAGCGTCGAGTTAGAGCGACTCGATCAAGAGCTGGAGAAAATCGGGCTCCACAAAGAAAAACTATTACAGCAAGAGCACACCCTGGAGGACAG CAAGTACAAGCTGCTGGAGTCTCGGCTGGAAGAGACGGTCCAACAGACGTTGAAGATTAAAGAGGAGAAAATCTCCTGTCTGGAGAAGAAACTGGAAGAGAGCCGCACACTAAACACTACGCTACGTGCTAAGCTAACCCCC ggggaagaaaaccacAACTACCAGCAGTGCTCGGGAGGCAACCAGGGTCAAGAGTCAGCCACTATTGAACTGCTCCGAATCAAAGATCATCTCATTGATGTTGAAAAGAAT AATGCCTCACTGCAGACAGAGAGCAGTCTACTGAGGGTGCAGCTCAAACAGCTGGAAAACCAGAACACGTCTCTTAACAACCAGATGATGGGGCAGCAGCGACACACCACCACCCTGCAGGAGCAGAACGCTGTCTTACATACGCAGACTGCAAAACTACAG GTGGAGAACTCCACACTCTCCTCCCAGAGTGCATCGCTTATGGCCCAAAATGCTGTGCTGCAGGGCCAAGTCACTGCCTTGGAGTCAGAGATGGAATCGTGGCAGAGGCAACGCGAGGAGGCATGGCGAGCCAGAGAGAGCGTGCTCAGCGACCACGAGCGCCTGCTGAGCGTGCACGAGAGGCAAGCGCACGAGTACGAGCAGCTCATCAGCCAGCATGCTGCGCTTAAGAGCAAGCAGAGGGCGGTGGAGAGCGAGCACCGCGCGCTGCACAGCAA GCATTGTACTTTGCTGCAGCAGAAGGAGAaatgggaggagcaggagaggcacggacggaaggagaaagaggaactGAACCAGGAGATCCAAAAGAGTCGTCTTCTACAACAAGAGAATCTACAGCTTAAAACAGAAGTGGACAG GTTAATAGAGAGACAATTGCAGCAGTCAGAGCAATGTGAGGGGCTGCAGCAGCGCATAAACGAATACAAGAGTTCTTTGGGCTCTGCCCAGATGGAAGAGCGTCAATGGATGGCCCAATATGATTCACTAATGGAGAAACACCAGGGCCTGGATCTAACCATGACCAAACTAGATAACCACTGTGAG cTGTTGAGCCGCTTGAAAGGGAACCTGGAAGAGGAGAACCACCACCTCCTGAGTCAGATCAACCTGTTGAGTCAGCAGAACCACACTCTACTAGAGAGGAGCATGGAGAGCAAAGAGCTGTATCACCAGGAGCAGAAACTCTACAT TGATAAGCTGAATGCTCTACGTCGCCAGAAAGAGAAGCTAGAAGAGAAGATCATGGACCAGTACAAGTTCTACGACCCCACACCTAAAAA GAGGAGTCAGTGGTCCGGAGCTAAAGCTTTAGCCAAACTGATTAAACCCCGAaaggagagcagcagggagaGGCGGCCCGACTGCGACAAGGAGGGAGgcaaagaaagagacagagcAAAGAGCGCCCCAGACATTCCGCTGCCTTCcctgccccctctcctcccccctgaaaccccacctccccttccccagcgcacaggaagtgacacgcCGGACAGCAGCCAGCTCCATAGTAACCATAACAACCACATCGGCAGCACCGGTCTGGGACCTCAGAGTCCAGCACTTACACCTATCGTACGAG ctcCCCTCTCCCCAAAACGCTTCAACTTCCTCCGCAGTAAAAGTCAAGAGaaactcctcccctcctcctcccgtccctccctctctctcaccagaAGACTGCGATTCTGGTCCTCCTCTGACATCCCAGCTGGGATGAACACTAGCCAGACAATCTCAGCCAACGGAGTATTCTaa